In one window of Pseudooceanicola aestuarii DNA:
- the xdhB gene encoding xanthine dehydrogenase molybdopterin binding subunit has protein sequence MSAPGTPPSVMKAPVGSPLPHDSGRLHVTGAARYVDDTPLPANALHLCFGTSPHASGVVEMLDLDPVRAAPGVVAVLTAQDLPFANDVSPSAHDEPLLATGTVHYAGQPIFVVAATSHHAARRAAVRAGLGIAQTPPILTYEEAMAADSRFEEGPRIYTKGDPATAIDAAPHVVEGRIDMGGQEHFYLEGQAALALPQEGGEMVIVSSTQHPTEIQHKVAEALGLPMHSVRVETRRMGGGFGGKESQGNALAVACAVMAARTGRPCKMRYDRDDDMIITGKRHDFRIDYRAGFDDTGRIAGVEFLQLTRCGWAQDLSLPVADRAMLHSDNAYHLPHARIESHRLKTNMQSATAYRGFGGPQGVLGIERVIDHIAHALNMDPLAVRRVNYYADAARVAGAPPPPAPEAPTHTASLIDGPATPASDATSRGAVQALPAEGAVEAALDAVAEEAQTTPYGMAVTDFLLHGLTDRLVETSDYAARRAAVQAWNAANPVIKKGLALSPVKFGISFTLTHLNQAGALVHVYQDGSVHLNHGGTEMGQGLFQKVAMVAASRFGLPVDAVKITATDTAKVPNTSATAASSGSDLNGMAAAAACDTIRDRMADVLGRIHDVAPGEVRFADGKVQAGTTEMTFAQAALLAYENRVSLSATGFYRTPDLAWDRIKGAGRPFFYFAHGAAVTEVALDTLTGEYRILRADILHDAGASLNPALDIGQVEGGYVQGAGWLTSEELVWDEAGRLKTHAPSTYKIPACGDRPRIFNVDLWDQPNPAATIYRSKAVGEPPFMLGISAFLALSDAVAACGSAYPALDAPATPERVLAAVARVRDA, from the coding sequence ATGAGCGCACCGGGCACGCCCCCCTCCGTGATGAAAGCCCCCGTCGGCAGCCCCCTGCCCCATGACAGCGGCCGCCTGCACGTGACGGGCGCCGCGCGCTACGTCGATGACACGCCCCTGCCGGCCAACGCGCTGCACCTGTGTTTCGGCACCTCCCCCCATGCCAGCGGCGTGGTGGAGATGCTGGACCTGGACCCGGTGCGCGCCGCACCGGGCGTGGTGGCCGTGCTGACGGCGCAGGATCTGCCTTTTGCCAACGATGTTTCCCCCTCGGCCCATGACGAACCGCTGCTGGCCACCGGCACGGTGCATTACGCGGGCCAGCCGATCTTTGTCGTGGCGGCCACATCGCATCACGCGGCGCGGCGCGCGGCGGTGCGGGCCGGGCTTGGCATCGCCCAGACGCCCCCGATCCTGACCTACGAAGAGGCGATGGCCGCCGACAGCCGGTTCGAGGAAGGGCCGCGCATCTACACCAAGGGCGATCCCGCCACCGCCATCGACGCCGCCCCCCACGTGGTCGAAGGCCGGATCGACATGGGCGGGCAGGAGCATTTCTACCTGGAAGGCCAGGCCGCGCTGGCCCTGCCCCAGGAGGGCGGAGAGATGGTGATCGTCTCCTCCACCCAGCACCCGACGGAAATCCAGCACAAGGTCGCCGAGGCGCTTGGCCTGCCGATGCATTCCGTTCGCGTCGAAACCCGGCGCATGGGCGGCGGGTTCGGCGGCAAGGAAAGCCAGGGCAACGCGCTGGCCGTGGCCTGTGCCGTGATGGCCGCGCGCACCGGGCGTCCCTGCAAGATGCGCTATGACCGCGATGACGACATGATCATTACCGGCAAACGGCACGATTTCCGCATCGACTACCGCGCCGGGTTCGATGACACCGGGCGCATCGCGGGGGTGGAGTTCCTGCAACTGACGCGCTGCGGCTGGGCGCAGGATCTGTCCCTGCCGGTTGCCGACCGCGCAATGCTGCACAGCGACAATGCCTATCACCTGCCCCATGCCCGGATCGAAAGCCACCGGCTGAAGACCAACATGCAAAGCGCCACCGCCTATCGCGGCTTCGGCGGGCCGCAGGGGGTTCTGGGGATCGAACGGGTGATCGATCATATCGCCCATGCGCTGAACATGGATCCGCTGGCGGTGCGGCGGGTGAACTATTATGCCGACGCCGCGCGGGTGGCCGGCGCCCCGCCGCCGCCGGCGCCAGAGGCGCCAACGCATACCGCCTCTCTGATCGACGGCCCTGCCACCCCCGCCAGCGATGCGACATCGCGCGGCGCGGTGCAGGCCCTGCCCGCCGAAGGCGCTGTGGAAGCGGCATTGGACGCGGTGGCGGAGGAGGCGCAGACCACGCCCTACGGGATGGCTGTCACGGATTTCCTGCTGCATGGCCTGACCGACCGGCTGGTCGAAACCTCCGACTACGCCGCCCGCCGCGCGGCGGTGCAGGCCTGGAATGCCGCCAACCCCGTGATCAAGAAGGGTCTGGCGCTGAGCCCGGTGAAGTTCGGCATCTCCTTTACCCTGACCCACCTGAACCAGGCGGGTGCTCTGGTCCATGTCTATCAGGACGGATCCGTCCATCTGAACCACGGCGGCACGGAGATGGGGCAGGGCCTGTTCCAGAAGGTCGCCATGGTCGCGGCCAGCCGGTTCGGCCTGCCGGTGGACGCGGTGAAGATCACCGCGACCGACACCGCCAAGGTGCCCAATACCTCGGCCACCGCCGCGTCCTCCGGTTCGGATCTGAACGGAATGGCGGCGGCGGCGGCCTGCGACACGATACGCGACCGGATGGCTGACGTGCTGGGCCGGATCCACGATGTCGCACCGGGGGAGGTCCGCTTTGCCGATGGCAAGGTGCAGGCAGGGACGACCGAGATGACCTTTGCCCAGGCGGCGCTGCTGGCCTATGAAAACCGCGTCAGCCTGTCGGCCACCGGGTTTTACCGCACCCCCGACCTGGCCTGGGACCGGATCAAGGGTGCCGGGCGGCCGTTCTTCTACTTTGCCCATGGTGCGGCGGTGACAGAGGTCGCGCTGGACACGCTGACCGGGGAATACCGCATCCTGCGCGCGGATATCCTGCATGACGCGGGCGCGTCCCTGAACCCCGCGCTGGATATCGGCCAGGTCGAGGGCGGATATGTCCAGGGCGCCGGTTGGCTGACCTCGGAAGAACTGGTCTGGGACGAGGCAGGGCGGCTGAAGACCCACGCCCCCAGCACCTACAAGATACCCGCTTGCGGCGACCGCCCGCGCATCTTCAACGTGGATCTGTGGGATCAGCCGAACCCGGCGGCGACGATCTACCGCTCCAAGGCCGTGGGCGAACCGCCCTTCATGCTGGGCATCTCCGCCTTCCTGGCGCTGTCGGACGCTGTCGCCGCCTGTGGCAGCGCCTATCCCGCGCTGGACGCGCCCGCCACGCCCGAACGGGTGCTGGCCGCCGTGGCACGGGTGCGCGATGCGTGA
- the xdhC gene encoding xanthine dehydrogenase accessory protein XdhC — protein MRDLPALRQAVARSGRALRVVVAEVRGSTPREVGAAMIVTAQEVSGTIGGGTLEFEAIARARRLLADCAPDTAQGSTLPRHLQRRALGPDLGQCCGGAVALFHEGWDAAGLAALDASAMQILARPVAVAPDGTPDRGPDAAPPFSVRRLLARARATGALPPAQLLDGWLIEPLTPPAQPLWIWGAGHVGRALVQVLAPLPGLAIHWADTGPERFPSTLPDGVTPLSATDLPRLSAHAPPEAGHLVLTYSHAIDLALCDALLRRGFSTLGLIGSATKKARFHKRLRQMGHADAAISRIACPIGDPACGKHPQEIAVSVAAGLLRDRNSRTARQDAAREGTG, from the coding sequence ATGCGTGATCTCCCCGCCCTGCGTCAGGCCGTCGCCCGGTCCGGGCGCGCCCTGCGCGTCGTTGTGGCGGAGGTCCGAGGGTCGACCCCGCGGGAAGTCGGCGCGGCAATGATCGTGACAGCGCAGGAAGTGTCCGGAACAATCGGCGGCGGCACGCTGGAATTCGAAGCGATCGCCCGTGCTCGCCGTCTGCTGGCCGACTGCGCACCCGATACCGCGCAGGGCAGCACCCTGCCCCGGCACCTGCAACGCCGCGCCCTGGGTCCCGACCTGGGGCAATGCTGCGGCGGGGCGGTGGCGCTGTTCCACGAGGGTTGGGACGCCGCCGGACTGGCCGCGCTGGATGCAAGCGCGATGCAGATCCTTGCCCGTCCGGTAGCCGTGGCCCCCGACGGGACGCCTGACAGGGGCCCAGACGCCGCGCCGCCCTTCTCTGTCCGCCGCCTGCTGGCGCGGGCCCGTGCCACCGGCGCCCTGCCCCCGGCCCAGCTGCTGGATGGTTGGCTGATCGAACCGCTGACCCCGCCGGCGCAGCCGCTTTGGATCTGGGGCGCGGGCCATGTTGGCCGCGCGCTGGTGCAGGTTCTGGCCCCCTTGCCCGGCCTCGCGATCCACTGGGCCGATACCGGGCCGGAACGGTTCCCCAGCACGCTGCCCGACGGTGTGACCCCCCTGTCCGCCACCGATCTGCCCCGGCTGTCCGCCCATGCCCCGCCCGAGGCCGGGCACCTGGTGCTGACCTATTCCCACGCCATCGATCTGGCCCTGTGCGACGCGCTGCTGAGGCGCGGATTCTCCACCCTGGGTCTGATCGGATCGGCGACAAAGAAGGCGCGCTTTCACAAACGGTTGCGGCAAATGGGTCACGCTGATGCCGCGATATCGCGCATTGCCTGCCCGATCGGCGACCCGGCCTGTGGGAAACACCCGCAGGAGATTGCCGTCAGCGTCGCCGCCGGGCTACTAAGGGACAGGAACAGCCGGACGGCGCGCCAAGACGCCGCAAGGGAAGGGACGGGGTGA
- the xdhA gene encoding xanthine dehydrogenase small subunit, which produces MTLSFHLNGDRVDLDGIAPTTTLLDWLRETRGLTGTKEGCNEGDCGACTVMVGDNDGLRAVNACILFLPQLHGKSVTTVEGLAAPDGTLHPVQQAMVDHHGSQCGFCTPGFVMSLATAHQTGARDHDDTLAGNLCRCTGYAPIIRAAEAAFDQPAPPHLARADDTAEGGFALAGAALPETADELAEWYLAHPRGTLIGGATDLGLHVTKQMRELGEVAFLHRCRDLQGIDIGSDGIRIGAGVTITRMMQALTPHFPGLSDMLRRYGSTQVRNAATIGGNIANASPIGDGPPALIALGATLHLRRGDTTRDLPLEDFFLDYGKQDRQPGEFVAAITLPRQDDRLECYKISKRFDQDISALCGCFNISVTDGSVTDARIAFGGMAAIPKRATAVEAALTGQPWTEDTIAATWDAWEEDFQPISDMRASAAYRLDVARNLLTRYFLADLGAPTDLAQVTA; this is translated from the coding sequence ATGACACTCTCCTTTCACCTGAACGGAGACCGGGTAGACCTTGACGGGATCGCCCCCACCACCACCCTTCTGGACTGGCTGCGGGAGACGCGCGGTCTGACCGGCACCAAGGAAGGCTGCAACGAGGGCGATTGCGGCGCCTGCACCGTGATGGTCGGCGACAACGACGGGCTGCGCGCGGTGAACGCCTGCATCCTGTTCCTGCCACAGCTGCACGGCAAATCGGTCACCACGGTCGAGGGGCTGGCCGCACCGGACGGCACCTTGCACCCGGTGCAACAGGCGATGGTGGATCACCACGGGTCGCAATGCGGGTTCTGCACGCCGGGATTCGTGATGTCGCTGGCCACGGCGCATCAGACCGGCGCGCGCGATCACGACGACACGCTGGCCGGCAACCTGTGCCGCTGCACCGGCTATGCGCCGATCATCCGCGCGGCGGAGGCGGCATTCGATCAGCCTGCCCCGCCGCATCTGGCCCGTGCCGATGACACGGCCGAGGGTGGCTTTGCCCTCGCCGGGGCAGCCCTGCCCGAAACGGCGGACGAATTGGCGGAATGGTACCTGGCGCATCCGCGCGGCACCCTGATCGGTGGCGCCACCGACCTGGGCCTGCACGTGACCAAACAGATGCGCGAACTGGGCGAGGTCGCCTTCCTGCACCGCTGCCGGGACCTGCAAGGGATCGACATCGGCTCCGACGGCATCCGCATCGGTGCCGGGGTCACGATCACCCGGATGATGCAGGCGCTGACGCCGCATTTTCCCGGCCTGTCCGACATGCTGCGCCGCTATGGCTCTACCCAGGTGCGCAACGCCGCGACGATCGGCGGCAACATTGCCAATGCCTCCCCCATCGGGGACGGGCCACCGGCGCTGATCGCCCTGGGCGCCACGCTGCATCTGCGGCGCGGCGATACGACCCGCGACCTGCCGCTTGAGGATTTCTTCCTCGACTATGGCAAGCAGGACCGGCAACCCGGCGAATTCGTCGCCGCGATCACCCTGCCCCGGCAGGACGACCGTCTGGAATGCTACAAGATTTCCAAGCGGTTCGATCAGGACATCTCGGCCCTGTGCGGCTGTTTCAACATCTCGGTGACCGATGGCAGCGTGACCGACGCCCGCATCGCCTTTGGCGGCATGGCCGCAATCCCGAAACGCGCCACGGCGGTAGAGGCGGCACTGACCGGCCAGCCCTGGACCGAAGACACGATCGCCGCCACCTGGGACGCCTGGGAGGAAGATTTCCAGCCGATCAGCGACATGCGCGCATCGGCCGCCTATCGGCTCGACGTGGCCCGCAATCTGCTGACCCGCTATTTCCTAGCCGATCTGGGCGCGCCCACAGACCTCGCGCAGGTGACGGCATGA